One genomic segment of Porphyromonadaceae bacterium W3.11 includes these proteins:
- a CDS encoding sigma-54 dependent transcriptional regulator, with protein MSKTVSKELIQRAKQRFGIIGNSESLNRAIEVAIMIAPTDVSVLVTGESGVGKESFPQIIHHNSIRKHGPYVAVNCGAIPEGTIDSELFGHKKGSFTDAVNERKGYFEVADGGTIFLDEVGELPLATQARLLRVLESGEFMKVGSSDVQRTDIRVVAATNVDLAEAISKKKFREDLFYRLNTVTIELPPLRERGSDIQLLFRKFASDFADKYQMPPIRLSDDAQQLLQGYTWPGNIRQLRNLVERISVIAEDRNIDYEMLERQLPANALVKHPAIIQNSYVNYGDDASSGSNIGGQLPPNASLGALYTMMREMKGNLGELTQLLYRILQNQNTMQPSFSLPQKQEETHRFPKSEDVIPIDEIEEIISSDKVLTLKEMETKYIELVLEKNKGARKQTAEDLDISERTLYRKLNKE; from the coding sequence ATGAGCAAAACGGTTTCAAAAGAACTTATCCAAAGAGCCAAACAAAGATTTGGAATTATTGGAAATAGCGAAAGCTTGAATAGAGCCATAGAGGTAGCTATAATGATAGCCCCCACGGATGTCAGCGTACTTGTGACTGGCGAAAGTGGTGTGGGTAAGGAGAGCTTTCCACAAATAATTCACCACAATAGTATCCGAAAGCATGGCCCTTATGTAGCAGTCAATTGTGGTGCAATTCCGGAAGGAACAATTGACTCCGAACTATTTGGGCACAAAAAAGGCTCATTTACTGATGCTGTAAACGAGCGAAAAGGGTATTTTGAAGTGGCTGATGGGGGGACTATCTTCCTTGACGAAGTGGGAGAGCTACCACTAGCTACTCAGGCTAGGCTACTGAGAGTATTAGAGTCTGGCGAGTTCATGAAAGTCGGATCAAGTGATGTTCAGAGGACAGATATCCGCGTGGTGGCGGCTACTAATGTAGACTTAGCTGAAGCGATTAGCAAGAAAAAGTTTCGTGAAGACCTGTTCTATCGACTTAATACCGTCACCATAGAGCTACCACCTCTAAGAGAAAGAGGCTCTGACATTCAGCTCCTCTTCAGAAAATTCGCATCCGACTTTGCAGATAAGTACCAGATGCCCCCTATTCGACTAAGTGATGATGCTCAGCAACTGCTACAGGGCTACACATGGCCTGGGAACATCAGACAACTAAGAAACCTAGTAGAGCGTATTAGTGTCATTGCAGAGGATAGGAACATTGACTACGAGATGCTCGAGAGACAACTTCCAGCCAATGCTTTAGTGAAACATCCTGCTATCATCCAGAATAGCTACGTGAACTATGGCGATGACGCCTCTAGTGGCTCGAACATCGGCGGACAACTACCTCCTAACGCATCTTTAGGGGCATTATACACTATGATGCGTGAGATGAAAGGGAACCTCGGTGAGCTAACCCAACTGCTATACCGTATTCTACAAAATCAGAATACGATGCAACCCTCTTTTAGTCTACCGCAAAAACAGGAGGAAACGCACCGCTTCCCAAAAAGTGAGGATGTCATACCTATAGATGAGATTGAAGAAATCATCAGTAGCGACAAGGTCCTTACCCTCAAGGAGATGGAGACCAAATATATAGAACTGGTATTAGAAAAGAATAAAGGAGCTCGCAAACAAACAGCTGAAGATCTTGATATCTCAGAAAGAACCTTATATAGAAAGCTGAATAAAGAATGA
- a CDS encoding aminodeoxychorismate synthase component I yields MIYKNDMKAFFRRLTELSTEGKRFFFLINYPMTEAMLFDLDSKEEDLNKDSLSFDFGYVNYGYKSTSISPSQKHRELIKHPEPQSEYAKRFDIVYKALKAGEISLINLTLATDITCDQSLKEIYLTSKAKYKVLVENRFVCFSPERFIYVNKDGIVSSHPMKGTISTDVPNAAQVIMDDPKEQAEHANMVKSMEEELAKVGKNVSVPRYRYIDEIHTEDGGLLQVSSEVRAELASDWREHLGEIIEKLLPAGSIAGIPKEAAIRVINEAEHHDRGYYSGISGYFDGEELDTSVMIRFIEQSPSGQLIFHSGGGVTIDSICEREYKEVLAKIYLPK; encoded by the coding sequence ATGATTTACAAAAATGATATGAAAGCCTTCTTCAGAAGGCTCACAGAATTATCAACTGAAGGCAAGAGGTTCTTCTTTCTTATCAATTATCCCATGACCGAAGCAATGCTTTTTGACCTTGATTCAAAAGAAGAGGATCTCAACAAAGATAGCTTATCATTTGACTTCGGATATGTGAATTATGGATATAAAAGCACCTCCATATCACCCTCTCAGAAGCATAGAGAATTAATCAAGCACCCTGAGCCACAAAGCGAATACGCAAAACGCTTTGACATCGTTTATAAGGCTCTAAAGGCAGGCGAAATATCCCTAATCAATCTCACTTTAGCAACGGACATCACATGTGATCAATCGCTAAAAGAGATTTACTTAACGTCTAAAGCTAAGTACAAGGTATTAGTGGAAAATCGCTTTGTCTGCTTCTCACCCGAACGATTCATATATGTAAATAAAGATGGTATTGTCTCATCACACCCCATGAAAGGAACCATCAGCACTGATGTTCCTAACGCAGCACAAGTCATCATGGATGACCCTAAGGAACAAGCAGAGCATGCTAATATGGTAAAGTCCATGGAAGAAGAACTAGCTAAAGTGGGCAAAAACGTATCCGTGCCTAGATATAGATACATAGATGAGATACACACAGAAGATGGTGGGCTACTGCAAGTCAGCTCAGAAGTCAGAGCCGAGCTGGCTAGCGACTGGCGTGAACATTTAGGAGAAATAATAGAGAAACTACTACCAGCAGGCTCCATAGCTGGCATACCCAAAGAGGCAGCCATCAGAGTCATCAATGAAGCAGAGCATCACGATCGCGGTTACTACTCAGGCATCTCTGGTTATTTTGACGGAGAGGAGCTAGACACATCTGTGATGATCCGTTTCATTGAACAGAGTCCAAGTGGTCAGCTTATATTCCATTCTGGTGGCGGTGTGACAATTGACAGCATATGTGAGAGAGAGTACAAAGAGGTCCTTGCTAAGATCTACCTTCCCAAATGA
- a CDS encoding aminotransferase class IV, producing MTLLETIAVIDGKIRNAAYHLQRMVRSAGLSHIDLDEVLKQSSPEINPSEYYKLRIIYNGQGIISSELAPYHFRPISSIILRSATPELDYSRKYADRSALDTYSDGLREGAIPLIIKNRFVTDTTYTNVCFRGKDGRWVTPSTPLLEGTMRQYLLDHEEIDEMDIRVSDLAHFDAVALINAMIPLGKAILPISSVNFGIFEADI from the coding sequence ATGACTTTACTTGAAACTATAGCAGTTATCGATGGAAAAATAAGGAATGCAGCGTACCATCTTCAAAGGATGGTACGTTCTGCAGGACTCAGCCACATAGACCTTGATGAGGTGCTAAAACAAAGTTCGCCTGAGATCAATCCAAGTGAATACTACAAACTAAGAATTATATATAACGGACAAGGCATCATCTCTTCCGAACTCGCACCGTATCATTTTCGACCAATAAGCTCTATAATACTTAGGTCAGCGACACCTGAATTGGACTACAGCCGAAAGTATGCTGATAGAAGTGCGTTAGATACATACAGTGACGGTCTACGAGAGGGAGCCATTCCTCTCATCATAAAGAATCGGTTTGTCACAGATACAACGTACACCAACGTCTGCTTCAGAGGAAAGGATGGCAGATGGGTAACCCCTTCTACCCCACTCCTAGAAGGGACCATGCGGCAGTACTTATTGGATCACGAAGAGATAGACGAAATGGATATAAGAGTGTCGGACCTAGCTCATTTTGATGCCGTTGCATTAATCAATGCTATGATCCCCCTTGGAAAAGCTATTTTGCCTATCTCTTCTGTTAATTTTGGTATCTTTGAAGCGGATATATGA